One Curtobacterium sp. BH-2-1-1 genomic region harbors:
- a CDS encoding alpha/beta hydrolase, whose amino-acid sequence MADHGWREDVLGAPFERLELPLGEDHEGPVVATLVRRRRSAADLLLHARGPLHGVDVLYVHGWSDYFFQVELAERVERLGARFHALDLRKYGRSLRPRQTPGNVDDLATYDEDIAAALDAIAAEHHGETGRRLVPMGHSTGGLTLSLWAARHADRVDGLILNSPWLEFQASAVGRAIVAPVIKLGARRNPLAPMPAVDPGFYTRTVSAAGEGSWTYDQQWRPDRGFPLHPNWLAAVFDGQATVEAGLDLEVPVLVLLSDKSMLQPRWDDGMARADVALNVDVVAHRALSLGSEVTVRRLHGAVHDVVLSAPEVRERAYDAIGRWAASLPR is encoded by the coding sequence ATGGCGGACCACGGGTGGCGCGAGGACGTCCTCGGAGCGCCGTTCGAGCGCCTCGAGCTCCCGCTCGGCGAGGACCACGAGGGACCGGTGGTGGCGACGCTCGTCCGACGACGCCGATCCGCTGCGGACCTCCTGCTGCACGCACGCGGTCCGCTGCACGGCGTCGACGTGCTGTACGTGCACGGCTGGTCGGACTACTTCTTCCAGGTCGAGCTCGCGGAGCGCGTCGAGCGGCTCGGTGCCCGGTTCCACGCCCTCGACCTGCGCAAGTACGGGCGGAGCCTGCGACCGCGGCAGACCCCGGGGAACGTCGACGACCTCGCCACCTACGACGAGGACATCGCCGCCGCGCTCGACGCCATCGCCGCGGAGCACCACGGTGAGACCGGTCGTCGGCTCGTGCCGATGGGCCACTCGACCGGCGGTCTGACCCTGTCGCTGTGGGCGGCCCGGCACGCCGACCGGGTCGACGGTCTCATCTTGAACAGCCCGTGGCTCGAGTTCCAGGCGAGCGCGGTCGGCCGTGCGATCGTGGCGCCGGTCATCAAGCTCGGCGCCCGTCGGAACCCGCTCGCGCCGATGCCCGCCGTCGACCCGGGCTTCTACACCCGCACGGTGTCCGCCGCGGGCGAGGGCTCGTGGACGTACGACCAGCAGTGGCGACCCGACCGGGGCTTCCCCCTGCACCCGAACTGGCTCGCCGCGGTGTTCGACGGCCAGGCCACGGTCGAGGCGGGACTCGACCTCGAGGTGCCCGTGCTCGTCCTCCTCAGCGACAAGAGCATGCTGCAACCCCGGTGGGACGACGGGATGGCGCGGGCGGACGTCGCGCTCAACGTGGACGTCGTCGCGCACCGCGCCCTGTCCCTCGGCAGCGAAGTCACGGTCCGACGCCTGCACGGCGCGGTGCACGACGTCGTGCTCTCCGCCCCCGAGGTCCGCGAGCGCGCCTACGACGCGATCGGCCGCTGGGCCGCCTCGCTCCCCCGCTGA
- a CDS encoding response regulator transcription factor, producing the protein MIRVAIVDDQQLIRTGFRLLLDAQPDIEVVGEAEDGAAGVQLARAHHPDVVLMDVRMPRVDGVTATAAIVEQLPDTRVLVLTTFDLDEYAFGGLRAGASGFLLKDISSAQLLDAIRAVASGEAVVSPRVTQRMLDLFGTRLPDPGDGGPDPAAALTPRERDVLLAMARGLSNQEIASSLHTSESTVKTHVGRVLAKLGLRDRVHAVIFAYEHGLL; encoded by the coding sequence GTGATCCGCGTCGCGATCGTCGACGACCAGCAGCTCATCCGCACGGGGTTCCGGCTCCTGCTCGACGCCCAGCCCGACATCGAGGTGGTCGGCGAGGCCGAGGACGGCGCCGCCGGCGTCCAGCTGGCACGCGCCCACCACCCGGACGTCGTGCTCATGGACGTCCGCATGCCCCGCGTCGACGGGGTCACCGCGACCGCCGCGATCGTCGAGCAGCTCCCCGACACCCGCGTGCTCGTGCTCACGACGTTCGACCTCGACGAGTACGCGTTCGGCGGGTTGCGAGCGGGGGCGAGCGGGTTCCTCCTCAAGGACATCAGCTCCGCGCAGCTGCTCGACGCGATCCGTGCCGTGGCCTCGGGTGAGGCGGTCGTCTCACCCCGCGTCACGCAGCGGATGCTCGACCTGTTCGGCACCCGGCTGCCGGATCCGGGGGACGGCGGCCCGGACCCCGCGGCCGCGCTCACACCCCGGGAACGGGACGTGCTGCTCGCGATGGCGCGGGGACTGTCGAACCAGGAGATCGCGTCGTCGCTGCACACGAGCGAGTCGACGGTGAAGACGCACGTCGGCCGGGTCCTCGCGAAGCTCGGCCTGCGGGACCGCGTGCACGCGGTCATCTTCGCCTACGAGCACGGCCTCCTGTAA
- a CDS encoding YafY family protein, translating to MNRTDRLYALVEELRAAAPALRSARRLAEHFGVSVRTVERDLRALQEAGLPIWSEPGRTGGYTIDARATLPPLGLTVDEALAVAIGLGTLGASPFRDAARSAARKVTAVLAEDDARRTARLAARVLLLEAGDRTPGPVALAGALTGGRVVRMRYRDATGTETDRTVEPLGYVGKGEDWYLVAWCRLRDGVRAFRGDRVLAVEETDEVAPPRVVRTEELDIPHGVLRPVLGD from the coding sequence GTGAACCGGACCGACCGCCTGTACGCGCTCGTCGAGGAGCTGCGCGCGGCGGCACCCGCCCTGCGGAGCGCTCGTCGCCTGGCCGAACACTTCGGGGTGAGCGTCCGCACCGTCGAACGGGACCTGCGCGCGCTGCAGGAGGCCGGCCTCCCGATCTGGTCCGAGCCCGGACGCACCGGCGGGTACACCATCGACGCCCGCGCGACGCTCCCGCCCCTCGGGCTCACGGTGGACGAGGCGCTCGCCGTGGCGATCGGCCTCGGGACCCTCGGTGCGAGCCCCTTCCGCGACGCCGCCAGGAGCGCAGCGCGCAAGGTCACCGCGGTCCTCGCCGAGGACGACGCCCGACGGACGGCCCGACTCGCGGCACGGGTGCTCCTGCTCGAGGCGGGGGACCGGACTCCGGGACCCGTCGCACTCGCGGGGGCGCTCACCGGCGGACGCGTGGTGCGGATGCGGTACCGGGACGCGACCGGCACCGAGACCGACCGCACGGTCGAGCCGCTCGGGTACGTCGGCAAGGGCGAGGACTGGTACCTCGTCGCCTGGTGCCGACTGCGCGACGGGGTCCGGGCGTTCCGCGGCGACCGGGTGCTTGCCGTCGAGGAGACGGACGAGGTCGCGCCGCCGCGGGTCGTCCGGACCGAGGAGCTCGACATCCCGCACGGGGTGCTCCGACCCGTCCTCGGGGACTGA
- a CDS encoding sensor histidine kinase, translating to MTEPVPGAVHDGAGDLTLPVAPGRIRRWWAGHPRAADVLLILFWGGPEVAFAIGGVWRADSSVTNTVVVLVLVGIAVAGIPFRRTRPQVTVVAGLVSVVAMAWTEAGYSPMLFAAFAACVWWSRAAGWWSIAVASVLGAAATAVRVWVVAPGSGGLGEVFAPALPAFLVIAVLIGTTTGDRRRYTEALIDRARQLARERDQQARLAAAAERARIAREMHDIVSHSVTVMVRLAEGAAAGLPDDDPSATAMRGVADVGRSAMTDMRRMLGVLSEPGAGSGGADAADSLAPQPAVRDLPQLVDGFRALGTPVTLEVAGGPPDDDALQLAVYRIVQEALTNVVRYAPRARAVTATVTTSSDEVVVTVTDDARRTAPAPQIGTGRGLVGIRERVHALGGSVHAGPRPADGWEVRATIPVRKEA from the coding sequence ATGACCGAACCCGTCCCCGGCGCCGTGCACGACGGCGCCGGGGACCTCACGCTGCCCGTCGCACCCGGGCGGATCCGGCGCTGGTGGGCCGGACACCCGCGTGCGGCGGACGTCCTGCTCATCCTGTTCTGGGGCGGCCCCGAGGTCGCCTTCGCGATCGGCGGTGTCTGGCGCGCGGACTCCTCGGTCACGAACACGGTCGTGGTGCTGGTCCTCGTCGGCATCGCGGTCGCCGGCATCCCGTTCCGTCGGACCCGGCCGCAGGTCACGGTCGTGGCCGGGCTCGTGTCCGTCGTCGCGATGGCGTGGACCGAGGCGGGGTACTCGCCGATGCTGTTCGCCGCATTCGCCGCGTGCGTGTGGTGGTCGCGGGCAGCGGGGTGGTGGAGCATCGCCGTCGCGTCCGTGCTCGGTGCGGCGGCCACCGCGGTCCGGGTGTGGGTCGTGGCCCCGGGATCGGGTGGACTCGGCGAGGTGTTCGCACCCGCGCTGCCGGCCTTCCTGGTCATCGCGGTGCTGATCGGCACGACGACCGGGGACCGCCGCCGCTACACCGAGGCGCTCATCGACCGGGCACGCCAGCTCGCCCGCGAGCGCGATCAGCAGGCCCGGCTCGCCGCGGCAGCCGAACGCGCACGGATCGCCCGCGAGATGCACGACATCGTGTCGCACTCGGTCACGGTCATGGTCCGACTGGCCGAGGGCGCCGCGGCGGGGCTGCCGGACGACGACCCGTCCGCGACGGCGATGCGCGGCGTCGCGGACGTCGGCCGGAGCGCGATGACCGACATGCGGCGCATGCTCGGTGTGCTGTCCGAGCCGGGCGCCGGCAGCGGCGGCGCCGACGCTGCGGACTCCCTCGCCCCGCAGCCGGCCGTCCGTGACCTCCCGCAACTCGTCGACGGCTTCCGCGCGCTCGGCACCCCCGTCACGCTCGAGGTCGCCGGTGGTCCGCCGGACGACGACGCCCTGCAGCTCGCGGTCTACCGCATCGTCCAGGAGGCCCTCACGAACGTCGTGCGGTACGCCCCTCGTGCCCGCGCGGTGACCGCCACCGTGACCACCTCGTCCGACGAGGTCGTCGTCACCGTGACGGACGACGCTCGACGGACCGCCCCCGCACCGCAGATCGGTACCGGGCGTGGGCTCGTGGGCATCCGCGAGCGCGTGCACGCCCTCGGCGGCAGCGTCCACGCCGGTCCGCGCCCCGCGGACGGCTGGGAGGTCCGGGCGACGATCCCGGTCCGGAAGGAGGCCTGA
- a CDS encoding transglycosylase domain-containing protein, with the protein MTFRRAGGAALGFVGGSVLAGLLVGVGVTPVLAVAGVGTTSAIGVFDSMPEYIEIGELPQRNEVWAYRGGKPVHLANVWAQNRQELSLDQISDTLEHAAVDGEDKRFYETGGVDATSMVRSLVSVVAAGGKGGSGGSTITMQLVRNIKILQASELPTAEERDAAYKEATKRSAQRKLAEMKLAIGLAKEYSKQEILSAYLNIAYFGDQTYGVQAAAQRYYGKDATDLSPAEAASLVAIVQWPERRDLSRPSHYADNVARRDVILRSMHDQGHLSRAELTEALASKPAEYVRLTPPQQGCEAVARGAEFFCQYAVEAARELPQLGPTQDRRDDAWRKGGYRVQTTLDLDLNGQQKALLDRYDPATESRFALGATLDTVEAGTGRVLTMAQNKDYDRSSNAPASATSLNYATDEANGDSTGFQVGSTYKMFTLLQWLAAGKSPDAVVDGTRHGRSSWTQCGQTIDSYWNPKNDSPGQTGRFTVRAATAQSVNAAYASMAEQLDLCDIRDTAAALGVHPATGGALPANPAAVLGTTSIAPLTMAAAYAGVANGGVYCAPVVIDQVTSRDGEQLGGQQRSCRQAVPTAVATTAFEVMQGAFRGGTANGGQTPDGATVFGKTGTTDDADQIWLIGGTTRAVTAYWQGNTDGGKANLRHFDNVEGTYASTRAAVWRQAQTAVNAAVPVG; encoded by the coding sequence ATGACGTTCAGACGTGCAGGAGGAGCCGCGCTCGGCTTCGTCGGCGGGAGTGTGCTCGCCGGGTTGCTGGTCGGGGTCGGCGTGACGCCGGTGCTGGCGGTGGCCGGGGTGGGGACGACCTCGGCGATCGGGGTCTTCGACTCGATGCCCGAGTACATCGAGATCGGTGAGCTGCCGCAGCGCAACGAGGTCTGGGCGTACCGCGGCGGGAAGCCGGTGCACCTGGCGAACGTCTGGGCGCAGAACCGGCAGGAGCTCAGCCTCGACCAGATCAGCGACACCCTCGAGCACGCCGCCGTCGACGGCGAGGACAAGCGCTTCTACGAGACCGGCGGCGTCGACGCGACGAGCATGGTCCGGTCCCTCGTGAGCGTGGTCGCCGCGGGCGGCAAGGGCGGCTCCGGCGGGTCGACCATCACGATGCAGCTGGTGCGGAACATCAAGATCCTGCAGGCGAGCGAGCTCCCGACGGCCGAGGAGCGGGACGCCGCGTACAAGGAGGCGACGAAGCGTTCCGCGCAGCGCAAGCTCGCCGAGATGAAGCTGGCGATCGGCCTCGCGAAGGAGTACTCGAAGCAGGAGATCCTGTCGGCGTACCTCAACATCGCGTACTTCGGCGACCAGACGTACGGGGTGCAGGCCGCCGCGCAGCGCTACTACGGCAAGGACGCCACCGACCTGTCCCCGGCCGAGGCCGCGTCGCTCGTCGCGATCGTGCAGTGGCCGGAGCGGCGGGACCTGTCGCGCCCGAGCCACTACGCCGACAACGTCGCCCGCCGCGACGTCATCCTCCGGTCGATGCACGACCAGGGGCACCTGAGCCGCGCCGAGCTCACCGAGGCACTGGCGTCGAAGCCGGCCGAGTACGTCCGCCTGACGCCCCCGCAGCAGGGGTGCGAGGCCGTCGCCCGCGGCGCGGAGTTCTTCTGCCAGTACGCGGTCGAGGCCGCTCGGGAACTGCCGCAGCTCGGCCCGACGCAGGACCGCCGCGACGACGCCTGGCGGAAGGGCGGCTACCGCGTGCAGACGACCCTCGACCTCGACCTGAACGGGCAGCAGAAGGCGCTGCTCGACCGCTACGACCCGGCCACCGAGTCCCGGTTCGCACTCGGCGCCACGCTGGACACGGTCGAGGCCGGCACCGGTCGGGTCCTGACGATGGCGCAGAACAAGGACTACGACCGCTCGTCGAACGCCCCCGCGAGCGCGACCTCGCTGAACTACGCGACCGACGAGGCGAACGGCGACTCGACCGGGTTCCAGGTCGGCTCGACCTACAAGATGTTCACGCTCCTGCAGTGGCTGGCCGCCGGCAAGAGCCCGGACGCGGTCGTCGACGGCACCCGGCACGGGCGGAGCTCGTGGACGCAGTGCGGGCAGACGATCGACTCGTACTGGAACCCGAAGAACGACTCGCCGGGGCAGACCGGCCGCTTCACGGTCCGCGCGGCGACGGCGCAGTCGGTGAACGCCGCCTACGCGTCGATGGCCGAGCAGCTCGACCTGTGCGACATCCGCGACACCGCGGCGGCGCTCGGCGTGCACCCGGCGACCGGGGGAGCCCTGCCGGCGAACCCCGCGGCCGTGCTCGGCACGACGAGCATCGCGCCGCTCACCATGGCGGCCGCGTACGCCGGCGTCGCGAACGGCGGCGTGTACTGCGCGCCGGTCGTCATCGACCAGGTGACCTCGCGGGACGGCGAGCAGCTCGGCGGCCAGCAGCGCTCGTGCCGGCAGGCGGTCCCCACCGCCGTCGCGACCACCGCGTTCGAGGTCATGCAGGGCGCGTTCCGCGGCGGTACCGCGAACGGCGGGCAGACCCCGGACGGTGCGACGGTGTTCGGCAAGACAGGCACGACCGACGACGCCGACCAGATCTGGCTCATCGGCGGGACGACCCGCGCGGTGACGGCCTACTGGCAGGGGAACACCGACGGTGGGAAGGCGAACCTGCGCCACTTCGACAACGTCGAGGGGACGTACGCGAGCACCCGTGCCGCCGTGTGGCGGCAGGCGCAGACGGCGGTCAACGCGGCGGTGCCCGTGGGGTGA
- a CDS encoding GNAT family N-acetyltransferase, whose protein sequence is MSSVSLVRLDPTGADRADLIAFLTGEEFPFHVRRTIPRADAEAAVDAGAYRDDEHDTSWLEHAELGRVGIVRLEDLADPVPLFDLRIAGRFRGQGLGVPALRATTDHVFRTLPEVTRFEGQTREDNVAMRRVFVRAGWVKEAHYREGWPVEGGRPVASVGYGVLRRDWETGTTTPVPWDDDER, encoded by the coding sequence ATGTCCTCCGTCTCACTCGTCCGGCTCGACCCGACCGGCGCCGACCGCGCCGACCTGATCGCGTTCCTCACCGGCGAGGAGTTCCCGTTCCACGTCCGGCGCACCATCCCCCGCGCCGACGCCGAGGCCGCCGTCGACGCCGGTGCCTACCGCGACGACGAGCACGACACCTCTTGGTTGGAGCACGCCGAGCTCGGCCGCGTCGGGATCGTCCGGCTCGAGGACCTGGCCGACCCCGTCCCGCTCTTCGACCTCCGGATCGCCGGCCGGTTCCGCGGGCAGGGCCTCGGCGTCCCGGCACTCCGCGCGACGACCGACCACGTGTTCCGCACCCTGCCCGAGGTCACGCGCTTCGAGGGGCAGACGCGCGAGGACAACGTCGCGATGCGGCGCGTGTTCGTCCGCGCCGGCTGGGTGAAGGAGGCGCACTACCGCGAGGGCTGGCCTGTCGAGGGCGGACGCCCCGTCGCCTCGGTCGGCTACGGCGTGCTCCGCCGCGACTGGGAGACGGGCACGACCACGCCGGTGCCGTGGGACGACGACGAGCGCTGA
- a CDS encoding ABC transporter ATP-binding protein: MTPTPDTTTDATVPVLEARGLAVGYDRHPVLSDLDLRIERGTVTTFLGANGCGKSTLLKAFGRVLKPQAGEVHLDGTPIRRESNRAVAKKLAILPQSPVAPAGTSVLDLVMRGRNPHQSWAKPWTADDADVAEQAIAATGLTEVAHRDVASLSGGQRQRAWIALVVAQQAETLLLDEPTTYLDLAHQLEVLRLVRRLNREQGSTVVMVLHDLTLAARYSDRLVVLHEGGVAADGTPADVLTPELLERAFGLHARVVADPVTGAPMIVPEADEHDVVRHDELAGALNLG, from the coding sequence ATGACCCCCACCCCGGACACCACGACCGACGCCACCGTCCCCGTGCTCGAGGCCCGCGGGCTCGCGGTCGGCTACGACCGGCACCCCGTCCTCTCCGACCTCGACCTGCGGATCGAGCGGGGCACCGTCACGACGTTCCTCGGCGCGAACGGCTGCGGGAAGTCCACGCTCCTCAAGGCCTTCGGCCGGGTGCTCAAGCCCCAGGCCGGCGAGGTCCACCTCGACGGGACCCCGATCCGCCGGGAGTCGAACCGAGCGGTCGCGAAGAAGCTCGCGATCCTCCCGCAGTCCCCCGTGGCCCCGGCCGGCACGAGCGTCCTCGACCTGGTGATGCGCGGCCGGAACCCGCACCAGTCGTGGGCGAAGCCGTGGACCGCCGACGACGCCGACGTCGCCGAGCAGGCCATCGCGGCGACCGGTCTGACCGAGGTCGCGCACCGGGACGTCGCGAGCCTGTCGGGCGGGCAGCGGCAGCGCGCCTGGATCGCGCTCGTGGTCGCCCAGCAGGCCGAGACGCTCCTGCTGGACGAACCGACGACCTACCTCGACCTGGCGCACCAGCTCGAGGTCCTCCGGCTGGTCCGGCGCCTCAACCGCGAACAGGGATCGACCGTGGTCATGGTCCTGCACGACCTGACGCTGGCGGCCCGGTACTCGGACCGGCTCGTGGTCCTGCACGAGGGCGGTGTCGCAGCGGACGGCACCCCGGCGGACGTCCTCACGCCGGAGCTGCTGGAACGCGCGTTCGGGTTGCACGCCCGCGTCGTCGCCGACCCGGTGACCGGGGCCCCGATGATCGTCCCCGAGGCCGACGAGCACGATGTGGTCCGCCACGACGAACTGGCGGGCGCGCTCAACTTAGGTTAG
- a CDS encoding ABC transporter permease subunit, whose translation MSATMTTDRPRTLHQHDAARVRFSGVLHSEWIKLRSLRSTIWSLLVLVLVPIGIGVLLASLADDGGRTVTGDAARNALVQYSTSGATIAVLVVAVIGALVVTGEYGTGMIRSTFSAVPRRWEALAAKGIVLAATVFVTSAVSVWATAFTTLPIADANGVEASLDASVAMPLLGASVYLTLIALLAFAVGVVLRSTAGAIATVLGLMLVAPVVVQLVQGFTNATWLGTLNNLLPQNAGQPLMQFGAEDTSGWHDGVLALGGWSGFAVLAAWVVAASVTALVLAQKRDA comes from the coding sequence ATGAGCGCCACGATGACGACGGACCGGCCCCGCACGCTGCACCAGCACGACGCCGCACGCGTCCGGTTCTCGGGCGTGCTGCACTCCGAGTGGATCAAGCTGCGGTCCCTCCGCTCCACGATCTGGAGCCTGCTCGTCCTCGTCCTCGTGCCGATCGGCATCGGCGTCCTGCTCGCCTCGCTGGCGGACGACGGGGGCCGCACCGTCACCGGGGACGCCGCCCGGAACGCGCTCGTGCAGTACAGCACCAGCGGTGCGACGATCGCCGTCCTGGTCGTGGCCGTCATCGGCGCCCTCGTCGTGACCGGCGAGTACGGCACCGGCATGATCCGGTCGACGTTCTCGGCGGTGCCCCGGCGGTGGGAGGCGCTCGCCGCGAAGGGCATCGTGCTCGCCGCGACCGTGTTCGTCACGAGCGCCGTCAGCGTGTGGGCGACGGCGTTCACGACGCTGCCGATCGCCGACGCGAACGGGGTCGAGGCCTCGCTCGACGCCAGCGTCGCGATGCCGCTGCTCGGTGCGTCGGTGTACCTGACCCTCATCGCGCTGCTCGCCTTCGCCGTGGGCGTCGTGCTGCGCTCCACCGCGGGGGCGATCGCCACCGTGCTCGGGCTCATGCTGGTGGCCCCGGTGGTGGTCCAGCTCGTGCAGGGGTTCACGAACGCGACCTGGCTCGGCACGCTGAACAACCTGCTCCCGCAGAACGCCGGGCAGCCGCTCATGCAGTTCGGCGCCGAGGACACCTCGGGCTGGCACGACGGCGTCCTAGCCTTGGGAGGGTGGAGCGGATTCGCGGTGCTGGCGGCCTGGGTGGTCGCGGCGTCGGTGACGGCACTCGTCCTGGCGCAGAAGCGGGACGCGTGA
- a CDS encoding ABC transporter ATP-binding protein, with protein sequence MIEIQNLTKRYGEKVAVDDVSFTVRPGVVTGFLGPNGAGKSTTMRAVMGLDSPTSGSAVVDGRPYRELRDPLRRVGALLEAKAVHKGRSAYDHLRALAATHRIPKARVEEVIGMTGLERVAKQRVGGFSLGMGQRLGIAAALLGDPQTLILDEPVNGLDPEGVVWVRQLARSLAAEGRAVFISSHLMSEMALTADRIVVMGRGRVLADTDLADLVASSTERSVSVRTPEPDRLMTAIAGPDVTVTYEDDGALHVRGLGAEQIGEAAAASGIVLHRLASTEASLEQAYLELTHDEVEYRSEVAR encoded by the coding sequence ATGATCGAGATCCAGAACCTGACGAAGCGCTACGGCGAGAAGGTCGCCGTCGACGACGTGTCGTTCACCGTCCGCCCCGGGGTGGTCACCGGTTTCCTCGGCCCGAACGGAGCCGGCAAGTCCACGACCATGCGGGCCGTGATGGGCCTCGACAGCCCGACCTCGGGCAGCGCCGTGGTCGACGGGCGCCCGTACCGCGAGCTCCGCGACCCGCTCCGCCGCGTCGGGGCGCTGCTCGAGGCGAAGGCCGTGCACAAGGGCCGCAGCGCCTACGACCACCTGCGCGCCCTCGCCGCGACGCACCGGATCCCGAAGGCCCGGGTCGAGGAGGTCATCGGCATGACCGGTCTCGAGCGGGTCGCGAAGCAGCGAGTCGGTGGGTTCTCCCTCGGCATGGGGCAGCGGCTCGGCATCGCCGCGGCGCTCCTCGGCGACCCGCAGACGCTCATCCTCGACGAGCCGGTCAACGGCCTCGACCCCGAGGGCGTCGTGTGGGTGCGGCAGCTCGCCCGGAGCCTCGCCGCCGAGGGCCGTGCGGTCTTCATCTCGAGCCACCTGATGAGCGAGATGGCGCTGACCGCGGACCGCATCGTCGTGATGGGCCGCGGCCGGGTCCTCGCCGACACGGACCTCGCCGACCTCGTCGCGTCCTCGACCGAGCGCTCCGTCTCCGTCCGGACGCCGGAGCCCGACCGGCTCATGACCGCCATCGCCGGTCCGGACGTCACGGTGACGTACGAGGACGACGGCGCACTGCACGTGCGCGGACTCGGCGCGGAACAGATCGGCGAGGCGGCCGCTGCGTCCGGGATCGTCCTGCACCGGCTGGCCTCCACCGAGGCGAGCCTCGAGCAGGCGTACCTCGAGCTCACGCACGACGAGGTCGAGTACCGGTCGGAGGTCGCACGATGA
- a CDS encoding VOC family protein has product MEFASIRIITDDLDGMVAFYERVTDTTARRPAPVFAEIVTGGLVLALGTPATVAVLGVDAPRAGAAGSAIVEFLVADVDATFDRLQVGPADVVLPPTTMPWGNRSAILRDPDGTLVNLFSRPA; this is encoded by the coding sequence GTGGAGTTCGCATCGATCCGCATCATCACCGACGACCTGGACGGGATGGTGGCGTTCTACGAGCGCGTCACCGACACCACCGCCCGACGTCCGGCTCCGGTCTTCGCGGAGATCGTGACCGGCGGCCTCGTGCTCGCGCTCGGGACGCCGGCGACGGTCGCGGTGCTCGGCGTCGACGCGCCCCGGGCGGGTGCGGCGGGCAGCGCGATCGTCGAGTTCCTCGTGGCGGACGTGGACGCGACGTTCGACCGCCTGCAGGTGGGTCCCGCCGACGTGGTGCTGCCGCCGACGACGATGCCGTGGGGCAACCGGTCCGCGATCCTCCGGGACCCGGACGGCACGCTGGTGAACCTGTTCAGCCGTCCTGCGTGA
- a CDS encoding ABC transporter substrate-binding protein: protein MKTFRRGSFRAALVTSVAVSALLLAGCSSTNSSDDSAGSGSSAAADGAWSYKDATGTTVKVDHTPKRIVVLNDIAISFIEYGLKPVGTFGQLTMAKDARFDDLDTDGITQLGEAYGDIDLEQLAALKPDLVVTSVYPTDEKGTLDTTQPGYGFKDKEQQKQVQAIAPVAQVKWGGKGEDVIKTIADLAESLGAKESTVDEAEDRFETAADDLEKAAKASDLSVVSMYADGDGAYVTRPSDEPTLQMYTSFGVDFVNPKPKGFYWGIYSWENAGQISGDVILLSQQGYQVADLEKQPTFADNAALEAGQVHSWTFPALDYASQAGYMQQLAGWLEDSKKLS from the coding sequence GTGAAGACCTTCCGCCGCGGCTCCTTCCGCGCCGCCCTCGTGACCTCCGTGGCCGTCTCGGCCCTCCTCCTCGCCGGCTGCTCCAGCACGAACAGCTCCGACGACAGCGCCGGCAGCGGCAGCAGCGCCGCAGCCGACGGCGCCTGGTCGTACAAGGACGCCACCGGCACGACCGTCAAGGTCGACCACACCCCGAAGCGCATCGTCGTGCTCAACGACATCGCGATCTCGTTCATCGAGTACGGGCTCAAGCCGGTCGGCACCTTCGGGCAGCTCACCATGGCGAAGGACGCCCGCTTCGACGACCTCGACACCGACGGCATCACGCAGCTCGGCGAGGCCTACGGCGACATCGACCTCGAGCAGCTCGCCGCGCTGAAGCCCGACCTCGTCGTCACCTCGGTCTACCCGACGGACGAGAAGGGCACGCTCGACACCACCCAGCCGGGCTACGGCTTCAAGGACAAGGAACAGCAGAAGCAGGTCCAGGCGATCGCTCCGGTCGCCCAGGTCAAGTGGGGCGGCAAGGGCGAGGACGTCATCAAGACGATCGCCGACCTCGCCGAGTCGCTCGGTGCGAAGGAGTCCACGGTCGACGAGGCCGAGGACCGCTTCGAGACCGCAGCGGACGACCTCGAGAAGGCCGCGAAGGCGTCCGACCTCTCGGTCGTCTCGATGTACGCCGACGGCGACGGCGCCTACGTCACCCGCCCGAGCGACGAGCCGACGCTGCAGATGTACACGTCCTTCGGCGTCGACTTCGTGAACCCGAAGCCCAAGGGCTTCTACTGGGGCATCTACTCGTGGGAGAACGCCGGGCAGATCTCCGGTGACGTGATCCTGCTGTCGCAGCAGGGCTACCAGGTCGCCGACCTCGAGAAGCAGCCGACGTTCGCCGACAACGCGGCGCTCGAGGCCGGCCAGGTGCACAGCTGGACCTTCCCGGCGCTCGACTACGCGTCGCAGGCCGGCTACATGCAGCAGCTCGCGGGCTGGCTCGAGGACAGCAAGAAGCTGTCCTAG